In Desulfobacter hydrogenophilus, the genomic stretch CTCGTTTCTATAGGATGGTACAAGGAAATCAGCTCCTTCTCTAACCTGGCGGATTCGTTTGGCTGCCAGATGTACAAGCGTGAAGCGATTATCTACATTTTTTAAACAATCTTCTATAGTTACACGTGCCACAGCACTTTCCTTTCTATAATTTTATTGTAATCTCAAGGGACTTGCAAAAAAATCAAATTGAAAAACAATAAATCAAAGGATATTAACAACCTCATAAACCCGTTTTCCGCCCGGTGCCTGAACAACAGCCTCGTCGCCCAATTCTTTTCCGATCAAGGCCGAACCAAGGGGGGAAGAGACAGAAATTTTACCTTTTTTAATATCAGCCTCATCCTCACCGACAATCATGTATTCCTGTTCTTCTTCGGTATCCAGGTTCTCCACAAGAACGCGGCTGGCAAACCGGATCACGTCCTTACCCACAGAGGCAGGATCGATTACTTTGGCGCTTCCGATCTTATAGGAAAGCTCACCGATCCTGCCTTCAATAAAAGACTGGCGTTCTTTTGCAGCATGGTATTCGGCATTTTCAGACAGGTCTCCATGTGCCCTGGCCACTTCAATGGCTTTGATTATCTCAGGACGATCCACGGTTTTTAATTTTTCCAGTTCTTTTTTCAAGGCTGCAAAACCTTGTTTTGTTACAGGTATCTGGTCCAAAATTTAAAATTTACTCCATAGTTATTTAATTGACAACACAGCGCATCGGCGCCTTGTCGTTTTTAATCAGCACATCCTGCCAATAATAGTACTTCCGGCACTTGTTTTATCACCGGGGCTAACACGTATGTCAAAGCCCATGGGTAGATAAAGATCCAAACGGGATCCGAACTGAATCATACCGTACCGGTCGCCTTTGTGAACTTGCTCGCGGATTTTCACGCAGTTAACAATACGCCGGGCAATCAGCCCTGCGATCTGAACACATACATAACGACGGCCATCGTCCGTTCTTATTACCAGCGCATTGCGCTCATTGTGAACACTTGCTTTATCAAAAGATGCATTTACAAACTTACCCGGATGATATTGAACCTTTTCAATCATTCCGCTAAACGGGATACGATTGACATGAACATTGAATACATTCATGAAAATACTGACCTTCCAGCAGGGTTCATCCATGTATTCACACCGGGCAATGCGTTCTACAACAATTACCCTCCCGTCTGCCGGTGAGACCAGAAGATCTTTGCCTTCCGGCACCCGACGTTCAGGGTCCCTGAAAAACCAAGTAATAAATAACGTAATCAGCAGTGCAAGCCCACCTGTTTTCAGGTATCCAAAATAAAAAAACATCCCCGTAACAAGGATGGCTGCAACAACGTATTTGACGCCTGGCATGGCAATGGGAAGCACTGCCTTTGCCGGCCATTTAGATTTGTCCATATCCCCTTACCTAATAGTTCCCGTCTACAAATAGCCAGAACCCAATAGTTATATCAAGTATATCAATATATTGTCAAGCACCTGTTTTTTCTTCAAAATGGATCTGCGCATCGGATTTTCTAAGATAAACCGGGTTCAGGGGGTGATTTTTAAAATCGAACACACCTTCATCAGACAACGCAGAAAGCACAAGAGCACAGGCACTTACCCCGTCCATGGACGGGGTAGAGAGCACGCCCTTGTCATGGGTCCGGCTGTAAATTGTTTCCCGGTATACCTTTGACCCTGAGCCGACAAACAGAG encodes the following:
- the greA gene encoding transcription elongation factor GreA; the protein is MDQIPVTKQGFAALKKELEKLKTVDRPEIIKAIEVARAHGDLSENAEYHAAKERQSFIEGRIGELSYKIGSAKVIDPASVGKDVIRFASRVLVENLDTEEEQEYMIVGEDEADIKKGKISVSSPLGSALIGKELGDEAVVQAPGGKRVYEVVNIL
- the rpoZ gene encoding DNA-directed RNA polymerase subunit omega; this encodes MARVTIEDCLKNVDNRFTLVHLAAKRIRQVREGADFLVPSYRNEDVVTVLREIAAGRIVVKKDSGSDAK
- a CDS encoding phosphatidylserine decarboxylase family protein; protein product: MDKSKWPAKAVLPIAMPGVKYVVAAILVTGMFFYFGYLKTGGLALLITLFITWFFRDPERRVPEGKDLLVSPADGRVIVVERIARCEYMDEPCWKVSIFMNVFNVHVNRIPFSGMIEKVQYHPGKFVNASFDKASVHNERNALVIRTDDGRRYVCVQIAGLIARRIVNCVKIREQVHKGDRYGMIQFGSRLDLYLPMGFDIRVSPGDKTSAGSTIIGRMC